One segment of Anopheles stephensi strain Indian chromosome 3, UCI_ANSTEP_V1.0, whole genome shotgun sequence DNA contains the following:
- the LOC118509962 gene encoding uncharacterized protein LOC118509962 translates to MNFPVAFVLIALVIGLLQLSPAEGQYSGPTLVCGGTSLVKSTTLLAPNNIPATGLTCVYTIRSLNLRICQIRLDFNSFTLAQPTLDPYPRCINDVFSVENLNFNLCGENSGQHVYVPFNPTNADRTMTITFQIASRSQIPTLSNPHWSIRVQQLECPTGMTAASKDAARQLETPEMLPLIARTLHPDISLLAPTGCLQYFSESSGTVESFNLGNGEGPYLGGLNYAICFHRPRNSQMLRLIPTTFEIASSANPTPENPGVDELCYASIAIAARSEDNLHIPNAVARLPSLPNLRASRFCSRSLNNGEVDVTGPGPFMMYFTSDHLFDPFRREAGFRMQYLIL, encoded by the exons GTCCAACACTGGTCTGCGGCGGTACGTCCCTGGTAAAGTCGACCACACTGCTTGCACCGAACAACATTCCAGCCACCGGGCTTACCTGCGTCTACACCATCCGGTCGCTCAATCTGCGCATCTGTCAG ATTCGATTGGATTTCAACTCGTTCACGCTCGCCCAGCCGACGCTCGATCCGTACCCGAGATGCATCAACGACGTGTTTTCGGTGGAAAACTTAAACTTCAATTTATGCGGTGAAAATAGCGGCCAGCACG TGTATGTGCCCTTCAACCCAACCAATGCCGACCGTACGATGACGATCACCTTCCAAATTGCCAGCCGATCGCAGATCCCAACCCTTTCCAACCCACACTGGAGCATCCGGGTGCAGCAGCTCGAATGTCCAACCGGAATGACGGCCGCATCCAAGGATGCTGCCCGCCAGCTAGAGACGCCCGAAATGCTTCCCCTGATCGCTCGGACTCTGCATCCAGACATTAGTCTGCTGGCACCTACCGGCTGCCTGCAGTACTTCTCCGAAAGCTCCGGCACCGTCGAATCGTTCAACCTTGGCAATGGTGAGGGTCCGTACCTGGGTGGATTGAACTATGCCATCTGCTTTCACCGTCCTCGTAACAGCCAGATGCTGCGCCTCATACCGACCACCTTCGAGATCGCTTCGTCCGCCAATCCGACCCCCGAAAACCCGGGAGTGGATGAGTTGTGCTACGCGAGCATTGCCATAGCGGCACGGTCGGAGGACAACCTGCACATTCCGAACGCCGTAGCTCGATTGCCTTCCTTACCGAACCTCAGAGCCAGTCGGTTTTGCAGTAGAAGCCTTAACAATGGAGAAGTGGATG TAACCGGACCAGGCCCATTCATGATGTACTTCACGAGCGATCATCTGTTCGATCCGTTCCGTCGTGAGGCTGGATTCCGGATGCAGTATCTTATTCTGTAA